The Latilactobacillus sakei subsp. sakei DSM 20017 = JCM 1157 genome includes a window with the following:
- a CDS encoding thymidylate synthase produces the protein MSEQVYLDLARTILAEGHYKEDRTNTGTYSLFGYQMRFNLQEGFPLLTTKKVPFGLIKSELLWFLKGDSNIRYLLQHNNHIWDEWAFERFVKSTDYTGPDMTDFSHRAQDDADFKVVYQEQMRLFNDRILADEGFAKQYGELGDIYGKQWRAWQTRSGETIDQIKNVIEMIKTNPDSRRLIVSAWNPEDVPSMALPPCHTMFQFYVNDGKLSCQLYQRSGDVFLGVPFNIASYALLTHLIAHETGLEVGEFIHTLGDAHIYSNHVTQVKTQLARSMHAAPKLWLNPDKKSIFDFDVADIKVENYESEPAIKAPVAV, from the coding sequence ATGTCAGAACAAGTATACCTCGATTTAGCACGGACAATCTTAGCAGAGGGTCACTACAAGGAAGATCGGACTAATACCGGTACTTATAGCCTCTTTGGCTACCAAATGCGTTTTAATTTACAAGAGGGTTTCCCTTTATTGACGACGAAGAAGGTGCCTTTTGGTTTAATCAAAAGTGAACTCTTGTGGTTTTTAAAAGGGGATTCGAACATTCGTTATTTATTACAACATAATAACCATATTTGGGATGAATGGGCATTTGAACGCTTCGTTAAAAGTACTGATTACACCGGTCCTGACATGACCGATTTCAGTCACCGGGCTCAAGACGATGCTGATTTCAAAGTTGTTTATCAAGAACAAATGCGCCTATTTAACGACCGGATCTTAGCCGACGAAGGATTTGCAAAACAATACGGCGAATTAGGTGATATTTATGGTAAGCAATGGCGTGCTTGGCAAACACGTTCAGGCGAAACCATTGATCAGATTAAAAACGTCATCGAAATGATTAAAACGAATCCCGATTCACGACGGTTGATTGTGTCTGCTTGGAATCCAGAAGATGTGCCTAGTATGGCTTTACCGCCTTGTCACACCATGTTCCAATTTTACGTCAACGACGGTAAGCTTTCGTGTCAACTTTATCAACGAAGTGGGGATGTCTTCCTCGGTGTACCGTTTAACATCGCCAGTTATGCGTTATTAACGCATTTGATTGCTCATGAAACTGGGCTTGAGGTCGGTGAATTCATCCATACTCTGGGGGATGCACATATTTATAGTAACCACGTGACCCAAGTGAAGACTCAATTGGCACGATCAATGCATGCTGCACCCAAATTATGGTTAAACCCAGATAAGAAGAGCATTTTTGATTTTGATGTTGCTGATATTAAAGTGGAAAATTATGAATCAGAACCCGCAATTAAAGCACCTGTTGCGGTATAG
- a CDS encoding DegV family protein → MANIKIVTDSSIQLTPEEIKQHHITVIPLTIMIDNTVYIDGETITRDQFMTEMASASALPKTSQPAIGNFIETYEQLAADGSQILSIHMLRAISGTVDTARQAGEMAKADVTVIDSDFTDRAMAFQVLKAAEVIEAGGSLEDALAAIQAVHDNTKLYMGVTDLTNLVKGGRLSHAAGVISSLLNIKVILEVADSELKVLRKGRGMKTITKFIDEMDDDLRKLKNVKAIGISHADGLELSEKIKAQLQAAFPAIEILVRTTDPVIATHAGAGAFAVMYYTEN, encoded by the coding sequence GTGGCTAATATTAAAATCGTAACGGATTCATCAATTCAATTAACACCAGAAGAAATTAAACAACATCATATTACGGTGATTCCGTTGACCATCATGATTGACAATACCGTCTATATTGATGGTGAAACAATCACACGTGATCAATTTATGACTGAAATGGCTAGTGCTAGTGCGCTTCCTAAGACGAGTCAACCAGCCATTGGTAATTTTATCGAAACATACGAACAACTAGCAGCTGATGGTAGTCAAATTCTATCAATTCATATGTTACGTGCGATTAGCGGGACAGTTGATACAGCACGTCAAGCTGGCGAAATGGCTAAAGCTGACGTCACTGTTATTGATAGTGATTTTACAGATCGTGCAATGGCCTTCCAAGTTTTAAAAGCAGCGGAAGTGATTGAAGCGGGCGGTTCATTAGAAGATGCCTTAGCAGCTATTCAAGCAGTTCATGACAATACGAAATTATACATGGGTGTCACAGACTTAACCAACCTTGTTAAAGGTGGCCGTTTAAGCCATGCAGCCGGGGTGATTTCAAGTTTATTAAACATCAAAGTAATCCTTGAAGTTGCTGATAGTGAGCTTAAGGTGCTCCGTAAAGGTCGCGGTATGAAGACTATTACGAAGTTCATTGATGAAATGGATGATGATCTCAGAAAGTTAAAAAATGTTAAAGCAATCGGTATTTCACACGCCGATGGTTTGGAACTCAGTGAAAAGATCAAGGCGCAATTACAAGCAGCCTTTCCAGCAATCGAAATTTTAGTACGAACCACTGATCCAGTCATTGCAACCCATGCGGGCGCCGGTGCTTTTGCAGTGATGTATTATACTGAAAACTAA
- a CDS encoding NAD(P)H-binding protein, which translates to MKYAITAVTGRFGQVAVHELAKLVPASDIIGLARNVEKAQKMVPAGVTVRPGDYTQEAILADSLQGVDRLLFISSQPGAEVPRDQQHMAVVRAAKKAGVNWIGYTSFPHADQTTSGLAEDHRKTEAAIIESGIAHSFLRNNWYLENELDTIKGAIAGQPFVYGAGDSHVGWTLERLYAEAAAKVLAMTDAKDIYEFAGAPATYADLAESVAQLTNQEFAVSSLSIAEYQKGLEASGLPAEVVGVVTMIQSLIRDGELDEVSSDLPDVLGRPLPSLTAALQELLPAESK; encoded by the coding sequence ATGAAATATGCAATTACAGCTGTAACAGGACGTTTTGGCCAAGTAGCCGTTCACGAATTAGCAAAATTAGTACCTGCTTCAGATATTATTGGTTTGGCACGGAACGTTGAAAAAGCCCAAAAGATGGTGCCAGCAGGCGTTACCGTTCGCCCTGGGGATTATACACAAGAAGCAATATTAGCAGACTCATTACAAGGTGTTGATCGCCTACTATTCATCTCATCGCAACCAGGCGCAGAAGTCCCACGTGATCAACAACATATGGCCGTTGTCCGGGCTGCTAAAAAAGCCGGTGTTAACTGGATTGGTTATACAAGTTTCCCCCACGCTGACCAAACAACTTCTGGTTTAGCTGAAGACCACCGTAAAACAGAAGCGGCTATTATCGAATCTGGTATTGCGCATTCTTTCTTACGTAATAATTGGTATCTTGAAAACGAACTCGATACAATTAAAGGTGCTATTGCCGGTCAACCATTTGTTTATGGCGCTGGTGACAGTCATGTTGGTTGGACACTTGAACGTCTTTATGCTGAAGCAGCCGCTAAGGTATTAGCCATGACTGATGCAAAAGACATTTATGAATTCGCTGGTGCACCCGCAACTTATGCTGATTTAGCCGAAAGTGTTGCACAATTGACTAATCAAGAATTTGCGGTATCATCATTAAGTATTGCTGAGTATCAAAAAGGGCTTGAAGCAAGTGGTTTACCTGCTGAAGTCGTTGGTGTTGTTACAATGATTCAAAGCTTAATTCGTGATGGTGAATTAGATGAAGTTTCAAGTGATTTACCAGATGTCTTAGGTCGACCATTGCCATCATTAACCGCAGCCCTTCAAGAATTGTTACCAGCAGAATCAAAGTAG
- a CDS encoding SGNH/GDSL hydrolase family protein has product MKKIRQLLIDLGIFAGVLLVVFIVWQLLTPRPMKVRSHQESVQKTKVVQPKKVKKTLHLVAVGDSLTHGVGDEQNKEGYVSRIAAKIKTETGHPVATENYGVTGDTSVQIEKRVRTQPTLQANLKKADIITLTVGGNDLMAVLQNNFLDLDQKQITAGQKAYQTHLMTLFRQIRQQNPTAPIFVMGVYNPFYVYFPEITGMSKAVTAWNKTVKEVANDFESAYYINSDRLLTHGDGHYVKQTKSLAKMDSSKLQKTLAENEHLNPYISDDDHFHPNQKGYQLITNAFWQQMNAHQKDWTK; this is encoded by the coding sequence ATGAAAAAAATACGACAATTGTTGATCGACCTAGGGATATTTGCCGGGGTATTACTCGTCGTCTTTATCGTTTGGCAGTTATTGACACCACGTCCAATGAAAGTACGTAGTCATCAAGAAAGTGTTCAGAAAACGAAAGTCGTTCAACCAAAGAAAGTCAAAAAAACACTGCATTTAGTAGCAGTCGGCGATTCATTGACCCACGGGGTTGGTGATGAGCAAAATAAAGAAGGTTATGTTTCGCGGATTGCTGCTAAAATTAAAACTGAAACGGGCCATCCTGTTGCAACCGAAAACTATGGTGTTACCGGTGATACTAGTGTTCAGATTGAAAAAAGGGTGCGCACGCAACCAACGCTACAAGCGAATTTAAAAAAGGCGGACATCATTACACTGACCGTCGGTGGCAATGATTTAATGGCGGTCTTACAAAATAACTTTTTGGATTTAGATCAAAAACAGATTACAGCCGGGCAAAAGGCCTACCAAACGCATTTGATGACGCTGTTTAGACAAATTCGCCAACAAAATCCAACGGCACCAATTTTCGTGATGGGGGTCTATAATCCATTTTACGTTTACTTCCCAGAGATTACGGGGATGTCAAAAGCCGTGACAGCGTGGAATAAGACAGTCAAAGAAGTTGCTAATGACTTTGAGTCGGCTTATTATATCAATAGCGACCGTCTTTTAACGCATGGTGACGGCCATTATGTGAAACAAACAAAATCGCTCGCTAAAATGGACAGTAGTAAACTGCAAAAAACACTTGCAGAAAACGAGCATCTCAATCCCTATATTAGCGACGACGATCATTTCCACCCTAATCAAAAAGGGTATCAACTCATCACCAACGCTTTTTGGCAACAGATGAATGCACACCAAAAAGATTGGACCAAGTAA
- a CDS encoding YpmS family protein produces MQTRQDLKKEQVSPKRTINYWKYSFIVLLALVIGTLGFIAYNVSAPQTKQVQTEKMIKADSTFDIQMHKKQINSVVAYYLENYLENSKVKYNFTLDQQAILSGQFKFLGFPVEFNLFFKPYVLENGDIQLRAKQLAVGQLKVPMSFVFNYIQRQYKFPKWVVLNAHKSRITLRLNEFKLANGMQVKARHIDLKNDKIDLSVYVPLKNKK; encoded by the coding sequence ATGCAAACCAGACAAGATTTAAAAAAGGAACAAGTTAGTCCTAAACGAACGATTAATTATTGGAAATATAGCTTTATTGTTTTACTAGCATTAGTGATTGGTACGCTCGGTTTTATCGCCTATAACGTTAGTGCACCGCAAACTAAGCAAGTTCAGACTGAAAAAATGATCAAAGCTGACAGTACCTTTGATATTCAGATGCACAAGAAGCAAATTAATAGTGTAGTGGCCTATTATCTTGAAAACTACCTCGAGAATTCAAAGGTGAAGTACAACTTTACCCTAGATCAACAAGCAATTCTTTCTGGTCAATTCAAATTTTTAGGCTTTCCGGTCGAATTCAACCTCTTTTTCAAACCATATGTGCTTGAAAACGGTGATATTCAACTACGTGCTAAGCAATTAGCTGTCGGTCAACTGAAAGTACCGATGTCATTTGTTTTTAATTACATTCAACGTCAATATAAATTCCCTAAATGGGTTGTTTTAAATGCGCATAAGAGTCGCATTACCTTGCGCTTGAATGAATTTAAGTTAGCTAACGGGATGCAAGTCAAGGCCCGCCATATTGATTTGAAGAACGATAAGATTGATTTATCCGTATACGTGCCACTAAAAAATAAGAAATAA
- a CDS encoding ribonuclease HII, whose product MTKAQSIAEIKQLLQAPVTEEQLATFAADSRAGVQKLVVQYHKRAAKLAAQKAAFEERRQMEKALWPDYPLVAGIDEVGRGPLAGPVVTAAVILPHDFDLWQVNDSKQLSFKLKQELYREIMAQAVSVSIGIASPERIDTENIYHATELAMGEAVAGLDKQPDYLLVDAMTVPTDIPQEKLIKGDARSISIASASIVAKVIRDQLMINYDQQYPGYDLANNMGYGTAKHLAGLAELGVTPIHRRSFSPVQNGL is encoded by the coding sequence ATGACCAAAGCACAATCGATTGCTGAAATTAAGCAATTATTACAAGCACCAGTGACCGAAGAGCAGTTGGCCACTTTTGCGGCTGATTCGCGGGCCGGTGTTCAGAAATTGGTAGTTCAATATCATAAGCGAGCGGCAAAATTAGCGGCTCAAAAAGCAGCTTTTGAAGAACGGCGTCAAATGGAAAAAGCGCTCTGGCCTGATTATCCGTTGGTCGCCGGAATTGATGAGGTGGGTCGTGGACCACTAGCCGGGCCCGTTGTGACGGCCGCTGTGATTTTGCCCCATGATTTTGATCTTTGGCAGGTCAATGATTCCAAACAACTGTCATTTAAGCTCAAACAAGAGTTGTATCGAGAGATTATGGCCCAGGCAGTCAGTGTTAGTATCGGAATTGCGTCACCTGAACGGATCGATACCGAAAACATTTACCACGCAACAGAATTAGCAATGGGTGAAGCAGTCGCTGGTCTGGATAAACAACCGGACTACTTATTAGTGGATGCAATGACCGTACCGACTGATATTCCCCAAGAAAAATTAATCAAAGGCGATGCCCGCAGTATTAGTATTGCCTCAGCCAGCATTGTCGCAAAAGTCATTCGGGATCAATTGATGATTAATTACGATCAACAATATCCGGGTTATGATTTAGCCAACAATATGGGGTACGGGACAGCTAAGCATTTAGCGGGGCTTGCTGAACTCGGGGTTACACCAATTCATCGTCGCAGTTTTTCCCCTGTTCAAAACGGTTTATAG
- the ylqF gene encoding ribosome biogenesis GTPase YlqF — MMTIQWYPGHMAKAQKQIKERLKAVDLILEIVDARVPESSINPMIQELGQNKPILLIMNKADMADPRRTQQWIETFKKRGITAIALDAQHKAKLPMIEKVAQEILAEKLAKKRAKGIRNPVIRAMCVGVPNVGKSTILNRLVQKNIAVTGNRPGVTKNQQWLKAGQTLELLDTPGVLWPKFEDPTIGSKLALTGAISDAIYHPDDVVIFALEHFKEYYPSQLQKVYKVTDAELEEPAAELIMILTKRLGFKEDYDRFCVKFINDARQGKLGRFTLDVVPVEAS; from the coding sequence ATTATGACAATACAATGGTACCCAGGTCACATGGCCAAAGCACAAAAACAAATTAAAGAACGGCTCAAGGCGGTTGATTTAATTTTAGAAATTGTGGACGCCCGTGTACCGGAATCTTCAATTAATCCAATGATTCAAGAATTAGGTCAAAACAAACCCATTCTATTAATTATGAATAAGGCCGATATGGCTGATCCACGACGGACACAACAATGGATTGAAACGTTCAAGAAACGCGGCATTACCGCAATTGCCCTTGATGCACAGCATAAGGCTAAGTTACCCATGATCGAAAAAGTAGCACAAGAAATTTTAGCTGAAAAATTGGCTAAAAAACGTGCTAAAGGGATTCGTAACCCGGTCATCCGGGCGATGTGTGTCGGCGTGCCTAACGTTGGCAAATCAACGATTTTAAATCGTTTAGTTCAAAAGAATATCGCTGTAACGGGTAATCGCCCAGGTGTGACGAAGAACCAACAATGGTTGAAAGCCGGACAAACACTTGAATTGCTCGATACACCAGGGGTTTTATGGCCTAAGTTTGAAGACCCAACAATCGGCAGTAAATTAGCCCTTACCGGTGCGATTTCAGATGCCATCTATCATCCAGATGATGTCGTTATTTTTGCCTTAGAACACTTCAAAGAATATTATCCAAGTCAACTTCAAAAAGTTTATAAGGTGACAGATGCCGAACTTGAAGAACCAGCTGCAGAATTAATCATGATTTTAACCAAACGGTTAGGCTTCAAAGAAGATTATGACCGTTTCTGCGTGAAGTTCATTAATGATGCGCGCCAAGGTAAATTAGGTCGCTTCACTTTAGACGTTGTCCCAGTGGAGGCGTCATAA
- a CDS encoding YozE family protein — protein MKQSFYRYLMTQRDPNNYEPVAQFANNAFFDQSFPKHEGDYELLSQYLELNGSYLPSMLIFDEAYQLYQESEQA, from the coding sequence ATGAAGCAGAGTTTCTATCGGTATCTCATGACACAACGCGATCCGAATAACTACGAACCAGTTGCGCAATTTGCCAACAATGCTTTCTTCGATCAATCATTCCCTAAACATGAAGGGGACTATGAACTGTTATCCCAATATTTGGAGTTAAACGGTAGTTATTTACCGAGCATGCTAATTTTTGACGAGGCCTATCAGCTATATCAAGAAAGCGAACAGGCATAG
- the dprA gene encoding DNA-processing protein DprA, with protein sequence MLTKNQLLLKVHLAAGFGPISELRLAAWLATSHNWALSALEIAQITRLPERYWPTFQASFQSTTLQRQCIEHEVRTTYLTILDKDYPQRLLETYLPPVLLFYRGDLRLLKQPCLAVVGARQATHYSKQSLEQLLQGLTATTIISGLAQGADAMAHEVALQRGLAPIGVIGTGINCSYPPQNEHLQQVVAEKGLLLSEYALGTPARRYQFPARNKIIAGLCHSLIVTEARHKSGSLITANLALQANRNVYAIPGRIDQSLSQGCNQLIAAGATPLLDKNILIEELRYFD encoded by the coding sequence GTGTTAACTAAAAATCAATTACTCTTAAAAGTACATTTAGCGGCGGGTTTTGGGCCTATTAGTGAATTACGCTTGGCGGCGTGGCTAGCAACCAGTCATAATTGGGCGTTATCGGCGTTAGAAATTGCGCAGATTACGCGCTTGCCGGAACGTTATTGGCCGACTTTTCAAGCAAGTTTTCAAAGTACAACCTTACAACGCCAATGCATCGAACATGAAGTTCGAACGACTTATTTAACCATCTTAGATAAAGATTACCCACAACGCTTATTGGAAACCTATTTGCCGCCCGTTTTGTTATTTTATCGTGGTGATTTAAGATTGTTAAAACAGCCATGTCTCGCGGTAGTCGGGGCGCGTCAAGCGACTCATTATTCTAAACAATCACTAGAACAGTTATTACAAGGACTAACTGCCACTACGATTATTAGTGGGTTAGCACAAGGAGCGGATGCGATGGCCCACGAAGTTGCCTTGCAGCGTGGTTTGGCCCCAATTGGGGTGATTGGCACGGGCATTAATTGCAGTTATCCACCACAAAATGAGCATTTACAACAGGTAGTTGCTGAAAAAGGTTTGTTATTATCTGAATACGCTCTTGGTACACCAGCCCGGCGCTATCAATTTCCAGCCCGTAATAAAATCATCGCGGGGTTATGTCATAGTTTAATTGTGACGGAAGCACGGCACAAGAGTGGTAGCTTGATTACCGCTAACTTGGCCCTTCAAGCTAATCGCAATGTCTATGCAATTCCGGGGCGCATTGATCAATCACTGTCACAGGGGTGCAACCAATTAATCGCCGCGGGAGCGACACCATTGTTAGATAAAAACATATTAATAGAAGAACTACGTTATTTTGATTAA
- the lepB gene encoding signal peptidase I: protein MRRKLAIAGNWFLAILVAGLVAFVIRSFFLVPATVAGNSMQPTLKSGDQLLLKKFGQVHRFEIVVFRLANGTTYVKRVIGLPGEHIAYQEGQLYVNDRPVVESFLKQSQQKTVLTSDFDLKTLTDHDRIPANQYFVLGDNRRISKDSRTFGTIERETIIGRAVGVYWPFEDITYFK from the coding sequence ATGAGACGGAAACTAGCAATCGCAGGTAATTGGTTTTTAGCAATTCTCGTGGCCGGACTGGTTGCTTTTGTCATCCGGTCCTTCTTTTTGGTGCCGGCGACGGTTGCTGGGAATTCAATGCAACCAACCCTTAAATCGGGTGATCAACTCTTATTGAAAAAGTTTGGGCAGGTCCATCGCTTTGAAATTGTTGTTTTTCGCTTAGCCAATGGGACCACTTACGTGAAGCGGGTGATTGGTCTACCGGGTGAGCATATCGCTTATCAAGAGGGCCAATTATACGTTAATGACCGGCCAGTCGTGGAATCTTTTTTGAAGCAATCGCAGCAAAAGACGGTTTTAACCTCCGATTTTGATTTAAAAACATTAACGGATCACGATCGGATTCCGGCTAACCAATACTTTGTTCTCGGGGATAATCGTCGAATTAGCAAGGATAGTCGCACGTTTGGCACAATCGAACGTGAAACAATTATCGGCCGCGCAGTAGGCGTTTATTGGCCGTTTGAAGATATCACTTATTTTAAATAA
- a CDS encoding dihydrofolate reductase, producing the protein MIAFLWAEDQNGLIGQDGHLPWRLPNDLANFKRETINEAVIMGRKTYDSLPKKPLPGRQNIVITRQSGLTVAKDVLVFNERTQLLDYQREHPAQKLFIIGGADIFKLFAANVDYLYVTKIADKFQGDVYMPTIDYTQFKLISQQAGTVDERNQYPHTFEIYQRITK; encoded by the coding sequence ATGATAGCATTTTTATGGGCTGAAGATCAAAACGGCTTAATCGGTCAAGACGGACATTTACCTTGGCGCTTACCGAATGATCTAGCCAACTTTAAACGCGAAACGATTAACGAAGCAGTTATCATGGGGCGCAAAACGTATGACAGCTTACCTAAAAAGCCGTTACCCGGCCGACAAAACATTGTGATTACACGCCAAAGCGGTTTGACAGTTGCCAAAGACGTTTTAGTTTTTAATGAGCGCACACAACTGCTTGATTATCAAAGGGAACATCCTGCGCAAAAATTATTCATTATCGGCGGTGCTGATATCTTTAAACTTTTTGCGGCTAATGTCGACTATTTATACGTTACGAAGATTGCTGACAAGTTCCAAGGTGATGTTTATATGCCAACAATTGACTACACGCAATTTAAATTAATTTCGCAACAAGCAGGAACGGTTGATGAACGTAATCAATACCCACATACCTTTGAGATTTATCAAAGAATCACTAAATAA
- a CDS encoding Rrf2 family transcriptional regulator — MKYSHKLSDAIHILAYVEIYQDGDLSSQSIAGSIESNASLVRRLMSLLVKADLLESRPGTIAPKLARPAEQISVLDVYQALDTDQQLLHIDEKTNPQCLVGANIQSALNDAYDQVQKAAEDQMAQIKLAGIIADILANSAQVNA, encoded by the coding sequence ATGAAATATTCCCACAAACTAAGTGATGCCATCCATATCTTAGCTTATGTCGAAATTTATCAAGATGGGGACTTATCGAGCCAGTCAATTGCTGGCAGTATCGAATCCAACGCGAGCTTAGTGCGTCGGTTGATGTCCCTTTTGGTGAAAGCTGACTTATTGGAGAGTCGTCCAGGGACGATTGCGCCTAAATTAGCACGGCCAGCAGAGCAGATTAGTGTTTTAGATGTCTATCAGGCGCTTGATACTGATCAGCAATTGTTGCACATCGATGAAAAGACCAATCCGCAGTGTTTGGTGGGTGCTAATATTCAATCGGCATTGAATGACGCTTATGATCAGGTTCAAAAAGCGGCTGAAGATCAGATGGCGCAAATTAAGTTGGCCGGCATTATTGCAGATATCTTAGCTAATAGTGCGCAAGTCAACGCTTAA
- a CDS encoding ABC-F family ATP-binding cassette domain-containing protein, with translation MQTLTATNLTKTYGEKTLFKDISFLIREGDRIGLVGINGTGKTTLLNALTGTDSYDSGQIETPNQYAMSYLAQKPVFDTNLSIMAAIFAGQNPVFKTIQNYERVLAAYTADPTNPKLQTQYEQADAQMTQQDAWTVDTDIKTILTQLHLTDLDQPINTLSGGQQKRVGLAQALIESPDLLILDEPTNHLDFDSIEWLEKRLAQYKGALLIVTHDRYFLDRVANQIFELDAGQLYTYTGNYEQFLTQKADRIEREQQAAHKQQQLYKQELTWMRAGAKARTTKQQARINRFNDLKGNLTTGPDTAEVDIQMGQSRLGKKVLELKDANLTLDAHPILKDFSLLVQANDRIGITGVNGAGKSSLLNVLAERIPLDSGELVVGETVNLGYYTQQNEDLDLDKRVIAYLQEAGEEVVGKNGDRISVTQLLEQFLFDRSTHGTLIKKLSGGEKRRLYLLKLLMQQPNVLLLDEPTNDLDIGTLTILENYLENFNGTVITVSHDRYFLDQVADKLLVLDGHGNITTEVGLFSDYLAKQKTATTKVTAPKPTPEVTVEAVKEPAAKHKLTYNEQKEYAHIETDLEKLDEQIETIKTEMNQNGADYGKLAEWQAELDRLNQELDEKMARWDYLSEYAD, from the coding sequence TTGCAAACATTAACAGCGACGAACTTAACGAAGACTTATGGCGAAAAAACGCTCTTTAAAGATATCTCATTTTTAATTCGCGAAGGTGATCGAATTGGCCTCGTTGGGATTAACGGGACTGGGAAGACGACGTTATTAAACGCGTTAACAGGCACTGACTCTTATGATAGTGGCCAGATTGAAACCCCTAATCAATACGCGATGAGTTATTTAGCGCAAAAACCGGTCTTTGATACTAATTTGAGTATCATGGCCGCTATTTTTGCCGGCCAAAATCCGGTGTTTAAAACGATTCAGAATTACGAACGTGTCTTGGCGGCCTATACGGCTGATCCAACGAATCCTAAGTTGCAAACGCAATATGAACAAGCTGATGCGCAGATGACGCAACAAGATGCTTGGACTGTGGATACCGATATCAAAACAATCTTGACGCAATTGCATTTAACTGACTTAGATCAACCGATTAATACGCTCTCAGGGGGCCAACAAAAACGGGTTGGTTTGGCACAAGCCTTGATTGAAAGCCCAGATTTATTAATCTTAGACGAACCGACTAACCATCTTGATTTTGATTCTATCGAATGGTTAGAAAAACGCTTAGCACAATACAAGGGCGCACTTTTAATCGTGACGCATGATCGGTATTTCTTGGATCGGGTTGCGAATCAAATTTTTGAATTGGACGCCGGTCAACTCTATACGTATACCGGGAACTACGAACAATTCTTAACACAAAAAGCAGACCGGATTGAACGCGAACAACAAGCCGCCCACAAACAACAACAACTCTATAAGCAAGAATTGACGTGGATGCGCGCCGGGGCTAAAGCTCGAACGACAAAGCAACAAGCGCGAATCAATCGGTTTAACGATTTGAAGGGCAATCTGACAACTGGACCGGATACTGCCGAAGTTGATATTCAAATGGGCCAATCACGTTTAGGCAAGAAGGTCTTGGAACTTAAAGACGCTAACTTAACACTTGATGCTCATCCTATCTTGAAAGATTTCAGCTTGTTAGTGCAAGCTAATGATCGAATTGGGATTACTGGGGTGAACGGTGCTGGTAAGTCTTCACTACTAAATGTTTTAGCTGAACGAATTCCGCTAGATAGTGGTGAATTGGTCGTCGGCGAGACGGTTAACTTGGGCTATTATACGCAACAAAATGAAGATTTGGATCTTGATAAACGGGTGATTGCTTACCTCCAAGAAGCCGGTGAAGAAGTTGTCGGTAAAAATGGGGATCGGATTAGTGTCACGCAATTATTGGAGCAGTTCCTCTTTGACCGGTCAACACATGGGACGTTAATTAAGAAATTATCTGGTGGCGAAAAACGCCGGTTGTATCTCTTAAAATTATTGATGCAACAACCAAACGTTTTATTATTGGATGAACCAACTAATGACCTTGATATCGGGACATTAACGATTCTTGAAAACTATCTCGAAAACTTTAACGGGACCGTCATTACCGTTTCTCATGACCGTTATTTCCTAGATCAAGTTGCTGATAAATTATTAGTACTCGATGGTCACGGCAATATTACGACAGAAGTCGGCTTGTTTAGTGACTACTTGGCTAAACAAAAAACAGCAACGACAAAGGTAACGGCACCTAAGCCCACACCTGAAGTCACTGTCGAAGCGGTTAAGGAACCAGCCGCTAAACATAAGTTAACGTATAACGAACAAAAGGAATACGCCCATATTGAAACAGATCTTGAAAAGCTAGATGAACAAATCGAAACAATCAAGACTGAGATGAATCAAAATGGTGCTGATTACGGTAAATTAGCCGAATGGCAAGCTGAGTTAGACCGTTTAAACCAAGAATTAGATGAAAAAATGGCGCGCTGGGACTACCTAAGCGAATACGCAGACTAA